Part of the uncultured Desulfobacter sp. genome, CTTGCCCTGCTCACCGCCCAGGGTATCCTGGGACTGAAAAAATCACGGAACAACCAGCCCCGGGGCATGGTCTGCGGCATGGGCGTCTGTTATGAATGCCTGGTCACCATTAATGGCGTGCCGGGCCAGCAGGCATGCATGACCCCAGTCATACAAAACATGGAGATTCTTGTTGATGAAGACCCGGCATAAACACTACAAAACAGTCATTGTGGGTTCAGGCTGCGCCGGACTTGCTGCCGCAGCGACCTTATCGGCCAACGGCATGGAGACCTTTCTGGTGGATGAAAACCCAGGTTTAGGGGGACAATTATTAAGGGGAAAATGGCCGCCTGAGGATTTGGCCATGAAACTTGATCTGTCAAAGAAAAAAGGCTTTTCCCTGATCCGGCAATTGGAATCGTTAAAACACTCCCGGGTGGAAATACTTCCATCGGCCCGGCTGGCAGGAATTTTTAACGACAATACATTGTTGTTCCAGGACACCTCCCTTCCCCCCGGAAGCCAGAAGGCATTTGAAATTAAGGCAGACCATATTATCCTGGCTACAGGAGCCCGGGAAAAATATCTGCCCTTTCCCGGCTGGACCCTGCCGGGTGTCATGGCATGCGGGGCTGCCCAGATCCTGATGAAAACCCATGGGGTTCTGCCGGCAAAACAGACCTTTGTGGCCGGCACCTCACCCCTTCAAATGGTACTGGCTTCACAGATTCTTCTGAATAAAGGGGAAACAGGCGGTTTGTTTTTCATGTCCTCTTTCCAAAAGAACTTCGAAATTTTACCCCATTTTCCCAATGCATTGCCTAAAATTCTGGAAGGCACTGTTCATCAGCTTCGAATTATGGCCAAGAAAGTGCCCATACACTACCGAACCGGCATTGTTGAAGCCAGGGGTAAAGACCGGCTTGAATCACTGG contains:
- a CDS encoding (2Fe-2S)-binding protein, which gives rise to MNDQTNLRIHTMQKTEKVSVRINGKKVDAYEGETVLALLTAQGILGLKKSRNNQPRGMVCGMGVCYECLVTINGVPGQQACMTPVIQNMEILVDEDPA
- a CDS encoding FAD-dependent oxidoreductase, which encodes MKTRHKHYKTVIVGSGCAGLAAAATLSANGMETFLVDENPGLGGQLLRGKWPPEDLAMKLDLSKKKGFSLIRQLESLKHSRVEILPSARLAGIFNDNTLLFQDTSLPPGSQKAFEIKADHIILATGAREKYLPFPGWTLPGVMACGAAQILMKTHGVLPAKQTFVAGTSPLQMVLASQILLNKGETGGLFFMSSFQKNFEILPHFPNALPKILEGTVHQLRIMAKKVPIHYRTGIVEARGKDRLESLVIARLDRNGSFIPNTEKQISAQSLALGYGFAPNVELAAQAGCRLEYDKDRGGWVAQVSPGLETSVPGIFAAGEITGVAGGKKALIEGRMAALTLLGKNDPDLETQRKKELAYGRFFNRFCQIPSGAWDQIHDDTVICRCEDVTMGDIRKTVAMGCDESFTIKRITRSGMGRCQGRTCGSMIQDILSALTGKRPDQFGAASVRIPVKPLAVNAFFDKDCELS